One genomic segment of Pseudonocardia sp. T1-2H includes these proteins:
- a CDS encoding indolepyruvate ferredoxin oxidoreductase family protein translates to MTLEDTTPHAQVDFDLGARYRAGAGPVLVTGVQAIARLLVEQHAADAAAGLRTASFVSGYQGSPLGGLDKTLAAAPELKETAGLEFVPGLNEELAATAIWGSQVEVPGHPRTVDGAVGVWYGKAPGVDRAGDPFRHGNMCGAHPSGGVLVLAGDDPSCKSSTIPCISERTLAGFGLPVLYPSDAAEIVRLGRYGIAMSRASGMWVGMKITADVADGVYTLDGAPDVPITVPELEWDGRPWEYRQIPMLVPPASLEAEAQMYGPRWAMLREFLAANPINTVEDAAPGARIGIVAGGKAFTDVRQALRDLGVADGAVRLLKLGMIHPLDRGQLREFAAGLETVLVVEEKSPFVESAVRDVLYGLADAPAVIGSADENGAPLVPVAGELTAGALTGPLRRVLGELAPDPGARREPPKLELLPVARTPYFCSGCPHNRSTVVPEGAVAGGGIGCHAMVALTHRESSEVTSITQMGGEGAQWIGQSPFTTAGHMFQNMGDGTFAHSGQLAVQACVAAGVTITYKLLYNRAVAMTGGQDAEGGLEVPELAAKLLAEGVTRIIVCADEPERFRALTPLPRGVDLWHRDRLDEAQQVLGSTEGVTVLVYDQRCAAESRRLRKRGAIPVRATRVVINEAVCEGCGDCGVKSNCLSVQPVDTEFGRKTRIDQTSCNTDYSCLAGDCPSFVTVEAPARSAASRPERREPPVVPDVTSRREGDVFLAGIGGTGIVTVNQVLGSAAIRDGLAVHGVDQTGLSQKAGPVVSHLRIAADEAALGPANRVGSAQAACYLAFDVLVGADGKYLTYASPDSTTAVVSTSPVPTGTMVRDATATAPDVDGLVARIAGTSREVVQLDAQAAAQALFGDTMPANLLLVGAAYQSGALPLSAAAIEWAIELNGVAVAANTAAFRWGRVAVADPEAFAAATPRPAAVATAPGLPASISLGELAGETRRLVEVRAAQLVGYQGERTARRYVADVVTVWRAEQRVGSGTAFSEAVARGLHRLTAYKDEYEVARLLTDPAFEAALAAEVPGGAKLRYRLHPPILKALGRDRKIAFGPWMKPVLTQLARGKVLRGTPLDPFGRTEIRKLERELRDEYRAMVLRLAAGLTPESYESAAAAAEAADLVRGYEDVKLAGVARYRARLAELGIG, encoded by the coding sequence ATGACGCTCGAAGACACCACCCCGCACGCCCAGGTCGACTTCGACCTGGGCGCCCGCTACCGCGCCGGGGCCGGCCCCGTGCTGGTCACGGGAGTGCAGGCGATCGCCCGGCTGCTGGTCGAGCAGCACGCCGCGGACGCCGCGGCCGGGCTGCGCACCGCCTCGTTCGTGTCCGGGTACCAGGGCAGCCCGCTCGGCGGGCTGGACAAGACGCTGGCCGCCGCGCCCGAGCTGAAGGAGACGGCCGGGCTGGAGTTCGTCCCCGGGTTGAACGAGGAGCTCGCCGCGACCGCGATCTGGGGCAGCCAGGTCGAGGTGCCCGGGCACCCGCGGACCGTCGACGGCGCCGTCGGGGTCTGGTACGGCAAGGCGCCGGGTGTCGACCGGGCCGGGGACCCGTTCCGGCACGGCAACATGTGCGGCGCCCACCCGTCCGGCGGCGTGCTCGTCCTCGCCGGCGACGACCCGAGCTGCAAGTCCTCCACGATCCCCTGCATCTCCGAGCGCACCCTCGCCGGCTTCGGCCTGCCCGTCCTCTACCCCTCCGACGCCGCGGAGATCGTCCGGCTCGGCCGCTACGGGATCGCGATGTCCCGGGCGTCCGGCATGTGGGTCGGCATGAAGATCACCGCCGACGTGGCGGACGGCGTCTACACCCTCGACGGCGCACCCGACGTCCCGATCACCGTCCCCGAGCTGGAGTGGGACGGGCGGCCGTGGGAGTACCGGCAGATCCCGATGCTCGTGCCGCCCGCGTCGCTCGAGGCCGAGGCGCAGATGTACGGGCCGCGCTGGGCGATGCTGCGGGAGTTCCTCGCGGCGAACCCGATCAACACGGTCGAGGACGCGGCGCCCGGCGCGCGGATCGGGATCGTGGCCGGTGGGAAGGCGTTCACGGACGTCCGGCAGGCGTTGCGGGACCTCGGGGTGGCCGACGGCGCCGTCCGGCTGCTGAAGCTCGGCATGATCCACCCGCTGGACCGCGGACAGCTGCGCGAGTTCGCCGCAGGGCTCGAGACCGTGCTGGTCGTGGAGGAGAAGTCGCCGTTCGTCGAGTCCGCCGTGCGCGACGTGCTCTACGGGCTCGCCGACGCGCCCGCCGTGATCGGGTCCGCCGACGAGAACGGGGCGCCGCTGGTCCCGGTCGCGGGCGAGCTGACGGCCGGGGCCCTGACGGGGCCGCTGCGCCGGGTGCTCGGTGAGCTGGCCCCGGACCCGGGGGCCCGCCGCGAACCGCCGAAGCTCGAGCTCCTGCCCGTGGCCCGGACGCCCTACTTCTGCTCCGGCTGTCCGCACAACCGCTCGACCGTCGTCCCCGAGGGCGCGGTCGCCGGCGGCGGGATCGGCTGCCACGCGATGGTCGCGCTGACCCACCGCGAGTCCAGCGAGGTCACGTCGATCACGCAGATGGGCGGGGAGGGCGCGCAGTGGATCGGGCAGTCCCCGTTCACCACCGCCGGGCACATGTTCCAGAACATGGGCGACGGGACGTTCGCGCACTCCGGGCAGCTCGCCGTCCAGGCCTGCGTCGCCGCGGGCGTCACGATCACCTACAAGCTCCTCTACAACCGCGCCGTCGCGATGACGGGCGGGCAGGACGCCGAGGGCGGCCTCGAGGTGCCCGAGCTCGCGGCGAAGCTGCTGGCCGAGGGCGTCACGAGGATCATCGTGTGCGCGGACGAGCCGGAGCGTTTCCGCGCGCTGACGCCGCTGCCGCGCGGGGTGGACCTGTGGCACCGGGACCGGCTCGACGAGGCGCAGCAGGTGCTCGGTTCCACCGAGGGCGTCACCGTGCTGGTCTACGACCAGCGCTGCGCCGCGGAGTCCCGGCGGCTGCGCAAGCGTGGGGCGATCCCGGTCCGGGCGACCCGTGTCGTGATCAACGAAGCGGTCTGCGAGGGCTGCGGGGACTGCGGTGTGAAGTCCAACTGCCTGTCCGTGCAGCCCGTCGACACGGAGTTCGGGCGCAAGACCCGGATCGACCAGACGTCCTGCAACACGGACTACTCGTGCCTGGCGGGCGACTGTCCGTCGTTCGTGACGGTGGAGGCGCCCGCTCGTTCGGCCGCGTCCCGCCCCGAGCGTCGCGAGCCGCCGGTGGTCCCCGACGTGACCTCGCGCCGGGAGGGGGACGTCTTCCTCGCCGGCATCGGCGGCACCGGCATCGTCACCGTGAACCAGGTGCTCGGCTCGGCCGCGATCCGCGACGGGCTCGCGGTCCACGGCGTCGACCAGACCGGGCTCTCGCAGAAGGCCGGGCCGGTCGTCTCGCACCTGCGGATCGCCGCGGACGAGGCCGCGCTCGGCCCGGCCAACCGGGTCGGCAGCGCACAGGCCGCCTGCTACCTCGCCTTCGACGTCCTGGTCGGCGCGGACGGGAAGTACCTCACCTACGCCTCCCCGGACTCGACGACCGCGGTCGTCTCGACCAGCCCGGTCCCGACCGGCACGATGGTGCGGGACGCGACGGCCACCGCACCGGACGTCGACGGGCTGGTGGCGCGGATCGCCGGCACGTCCCGCGAGGTGGTGCAGCTCGACGCCCAGGCGGCCGCGCAGGCCCTCTTCGGTGACACGATGCCCGCGAACCTGCTGCTCGTGGGCGCGGCGTACCAGTCGGGGGCGCTGCCGCTGTCCGCCGCGGCGATCGAGTGGGCGATCGAGCTCAACGGCGTCGCGGTCGCGGCCAACACCGCGGCGTTCCGGTGGGGACGCGTGGCGGTCGCGGACCCCGAGGCCTTCGCGGCGGCGACGCCCCGGCCGGCGGCGGTGGCGACGGCACCCGGGCTGCCCGCGTCGATCTCGCTCGGAGAGCTGGCGGGGGAGACCCGGCGGCTCGTCGAGGTGCGGGCGGCGCAGCTGGTCGGGTACCAGGGCGAGCGGACGGCGCGCCGCTACGTCGCGGACGTCGTCACGGTGTGGCGTGCCGAGCAGCGGGTGGGTTCCGGGACGGCGTTCTCCGAGGCCGTGGCGCGGGGCCTGCACCGGCTGACCGCGTACAAGGACGAGTACGAGGTCGCCCGGCTGCTGACCGACCCCGCCTTTGAGGCGGCGCTCGCCGCAGAGGTGCCGGGTGGGGCGAAGCTCCGCTACCGGCTGCACCCGCCGATCCTCAAGGCGCTCGGCCGGGACCGGAAGATCGCGTTCGGGCCGTGGATGAAGCCGGTGCTGACCCAGCTCGCCCGCGGCAAGGTGCTGCGGGGAACGCCGCTGGACCCGTTCGGCCGGACCGAGATCCGCAAGCTGGAGCGGGAGCTGCGGGACGAGTACCGGGCGATGGTGCTGCGGCTCGCCGCGGGCCTGACGCCCGAGTCGTACGAGAGCGCGGCAGCCGCGGCGGAGGCGGCCGACCTGGTGCGGGGGTACGAGGACGTCAAGCTCGCGGGGGTCGCGCGGTACCGGGCGCGGCTCGCGGAGCTCGGAATCGGCTGA
- a CDS encoding IclR family transcriptional regulator has product MLAALASGGLLERTPGGRYRLGLRLFEIGQLAVDRLMLRELSLPVLGELREILRETAQLAIPVGADVLYVDRLEGAGAGTMFHTEMYRRGPGHSSSAGKAMAAVNPAMARAILERGFERKTPFTIVDPARYRQVLVQVRTDGYAASREEHTIGMSSVAAPVVVTRGDRRVAVAAISVVGSTSRVLGARKVAVVQSVRRAAATVSAMLANC; this is encoded by the coding sequence ATGCTGGCGGCGCTGGCCTCCGGCGGCCTCCTGGAGCGGACGCCCGGCGGCCGCTACCGGCTGGGCCTGCGGCTCTTCGAGATCGGGCAGCTCGCCGTCGACCGGTTGATGCTGCGCGAGCTGTCCCTGCCGGTGCTCGGCGAGCTGCGGGAGATCCTGCGGGAGACCGCGCAGCTCGCGATCCCGGTCGGGGCGGACGTGCTCTACGTCGACCGGCTGGAGGGTGCCGGGGCCGGGACGATGTTCCACACCGAGATGTACCGGCGCGGGCCCGGCCACTCGTCGAGCGCGGGCAAGGCGATGGCCGCGGTGAACCCGGCGATGGCGCGGGCGATCCTCGAGCGCGGGTTCGAGCGGAAGACACCGTTCACGATCGTCGACCCCGCGCGGTACCGGCAGGTCCTCGTGCAGGTCCGGACGGACGGGTACGCGGCGTCGCGGGAGGAGCACACGATCGGCATGTCGTCGGTCGCGGCGCCGGTCGTCGTCACGCGCGGGGACCGGCGGGTGGCGGTCGCGGCGATCTCGGTGGTCGGGTCGACGTCCCGTGTCCTCGGGGCGCGGAAGGTCGCGGTGGTACAGAGTGTCCGCAGGGCCGCGGCCACGGTGTCCGCGATGCTCGCGAACTGCTGA
- a CDS encoding histidine phosphatase family protein, with translation MTATDPRRIDRYEAPNYLAKYRDRQTRKGVDGNGSSRSYAAPVEPGAAEEAPDSAPLYLRRFRERASSAPTVVEYEGKSFTPALAEATRGKEVAAPVERKASEKIVCEISIIRHGITQGYSTDAGLTPMGGWQAHRRGHELARRWDSGDKVRLVCANTNRARQTAEQIHRGALDGLQMWGHDVELSEPEPIPELRNFGVWTPDGLRDVTSAFRQYQSTMEKLERMAMGDRPRWLVEIDRFYRTQLGGADPIEMWLTIPMMYFEPPALCVRRFWRGFHRLMSESPDHRRIVAATHSGPMRAFATWAHGYDPGEPLNTEEIRVKLREGGKTAFVSYRNRVTEVHVPPADEFPAWEA, from the coding sequence GTGACGGCCACGGACCCGCGCAGGATCGACCGGTACGAGGCGCCCAACTACCTCGCGAAGTACCGGGACCGGCAGACCCGCAAGGGCGTGGACGGCAACGGGTCGAGCCGGTCGTACGCCGCGCCCGTCGAACCGGGGGCCGCGGAGGAGGCGCCCGACTCGGCGCCGCTCTACCTCCGGCGGTTCCGGGAGCGGGCCTCGTCCGCGCCCACGGTCGTCGAGTACGAGGGGAAGTCCTTCACCCCCGCGCTCGCCGAGGCCACCCGGGGCAAGGAGGTCGCGGCGCCGGTCGAGCGCAAGGCGTCGGAGAAGATCGTCTGCGAGATCTCGATCATCCGGCACGGCATCACCCAGGGCTACTCCACCGATGCGGGCCTGACGCCGATGGGCGGTTGGCAGGCCCACCGCCGCGGCCACGAGCTGGCCCGGCGCTGGGACTCCGGGGACAAGGTCCGGCTCGTCTGCGCGAACACCAACCGCGCCCGGCAGACCGCGGAGCAGATCCACCGCGGCGCGCTCGACGGGCTGCAGATGTGGGGTCACGACGTCGAGCTGTCCGAGCCCGAACCCATCCCGGAGCTGCGGAACTTCGGGGTCTGGACCCCGGACGGCCTGCGCGACGTGACGTCGGCCTTCCGGCAGTACCAGTCGACGATGGAGAAGCTCGAGCGGATGGCGATGGGCGACCGCCCGCGCTGGCTGGTCGAGATCGACCGCTTCTACCGGACCCAGCTCGGCGGGGCGGACCCGATCGAGATGTGGCTGACCATCCCGATGATGTACTTCGAGCCGCCCGCGCTGTGCGTGCGGCGGTTCTGGCGGGGGTTCCACCGGCTGATGAGCGAGTCGCCCGATCACCGGCGGATCGTCGCGGCCACCCATTCGGGGCCGATGCGGGCGTTCGCGACCTGGGCGCACGGCTACGACCCGGGCGAGCCCTTGAACACCGAGGAGATCCGGGTCAAGCTCCGCGAGGGTGGCAAGACCGCGTTCGTCTCCTACCGCAACCGCGTGACCGAGGTGCACGTCCCGCCCGCAGACGAGTTCCCCGCCTGGGAGGCCTGA
- a CDS encoding catechol 2,3-dioxygenase, which produces MTDRILRLQHVEIRVPDLELCTAYYTEVLGLIETARDQKDGTERVFLKCWDEREHHSVILRQAPTYGLDHMSFKVRDAEDLDYFTDRLQAASVPVKRFAARELGPGWGEAIRFDSPSGHLVELVHGMERVGNMLPMTNPPPRPQDLVGIAPPRLDHVFVMAEDVGEFTRFFTELLEFRLTEQIVANDGHQLATFLEHSHTPHDIAVITGPNGALHHFAFWMDDWNGIRDAADTLAYHGVTIDVAPTRHGVTRGYTTYFFDPVGNRNELFTGGYWVDPDFEPITWTEEEMGRAIFYYHRQVNERFFTVHS; this is translated from the coding sequence GTGACCGACCGAATCCTGCGGCTGCAGCACGTCGAGATCCGCGTCCCGGACCTGGAGCTGTGCACCGCCTACTACACCGAGGTCCTCGGCCTGATCGAGACGGCGCGCGACCAGAAGGACGGCACCGAGCGCGTCTTCCTCAAGTGCTGGGACGAGCGCGAGCACCACTCGGTGATCCTGCGCCAGGCCCCGACCTACGGCCTGGACCACATGTCGTTCAAGGTCCGCGACGCCGAGGACCTGGACTACTTCACGGACCGGCTGCAGGCCGCCAGCGTGCCGGTGAAGCGGTTCGCCGCCCGCGAGCTGGGACCGGGCTGGGGTGAGGCGATCCGCTTCGACTCGCCGTCCGGGCACCTCGTCGAGCTGGTCCACGGCATGGAGCGGGTCGGAAACATGCTGCCGATGACCAACCCCCCGCCCCGCCCGCAGGACCTGGTGGGGATCGCGCCGCCGCGGCTGGACCACGTGTTCGTCATGGCCGAGGACGTCGGCGAGTTCACCCGCTTCTTCACCGAGCTGCTGGAGTTCCGGCTCACCGAGCAGATCGTGGCCAACGACGGCCACCAGCTCGCGACGTTCCTGGAGCACAGCCACACCCCGCACGACATCGCGGTGATCACCGGTCCGAACGGCGCGCTGCACCACTTCGCGTTCTGGATGGACGACTGGAACGGCATCCGGGACGCCGCGGACACCCTCGCCTACCACGGCGTGACGATCGACGTGGCGCCCACGCGGCACGGCGTGACCCGCGGCTACACGACCTACTTCTTCGACCCGGTGGGCAACCGCAACGAGCTCTTCACCGGCGGCTACTGGGTGGACCCGGACTTCGAGCCGATCACCTGGACCGAGGAGGAGATGGGCCGGGCGATCTTCTACTACCACCGCCAGGTCAACGAGCGCTTCTTCACGGTGCACTCATGA
- a CDS encoding catechol 2,3-dioxygenase, with translation MGILRLAHIDVRTPDLDLATAYYSEVMGLQTVQRDAETVYFKCWDEEDHHSLRMRYNPRTGMDSFTFRVESEDDLHDFEKKVEAYGCPTTRVSKGAAVGQGESIRFEVPSGQIMELVWDIEKTGNILGKHNPSPTPPPDLPGIAPPRMDHMLVNAEEVAEAASFFIDVLGMRMTEQILDGNGHQLGVWMAGRTNSPHDIAIVNGPNGALHHWAYWLDDWDHVRKAADTLAYNGVQIDQGPTRHGITRGNTIYFFDPLGIRNEVFTGGYWVDPDTEIITWTEDNFGKGLFYYENVVSQRFMRMHT, from the coding sequence GTGGGGATCCTGCGCCTCGCCCACATCGACGTCCGCACACCCGACCTGGACCTCGCCACCGCGTACTACTCCGAGGTCATGGGCCTGCAGACCGTGCAGCGCGACGCCGAGACCGTCTACTTCAAGTGCTGGGACGAGGAGGACCACCACTCGTTGCGCATGCGCTACAACCCGCGCACCGGAATGGACTCCTTCACCTTCCGCGTCGAGTCCGAGGACGACCTGCACGACTTCGAGAAGAAGGTCGAGGCCTACGGCTGCCCCACGACGCGCGTCTCCAAGGGCGCCGCGGTCGGCCAGGGCGAGTCGATCAGGTTCGAGGTGCCCTCGGGCCAGATCATGGAGCTGGTCTGGGACATCGAGAAGACCGGGAACATCCTCGGCAAGCACAACCCGAGCCCGACGCCGCCGCCGGACCTGCCGGGCATCGCGCCGCCGCGGATGGACCACATGCTGGTCAACGCCGAGGAGGTCGCCGAGGCCGCGTCGTTCTTCATCGACGTGCTGGGCATGCGGATGACCGAACAGATCCTCGACGGCAACGGCCACCAGCTCGGCGTCTGGATGGCCGGCCGGACGAACTCCCCGCACGACATCGCGATCGTCAACGGACCCAACGGCGCGCTGCACCACTGGGCCTACTGGCTCGACGACTGGGACCACGTCCGCAAGGCCGCGGACACCCTCGCCTACAACGGCGTGCAGATCGACCAGGGCCCGACCAGGCACGGCATCACCCGCGGCAACACCATCTACTTCTTCGACCCGCTGGGCATCCGCAACGAGGTCTTCACCGGCGGCTACTGGGTGGACCCGGACACCGAGATCATCACCTGGACCGAGGACAACTTCGGCAAGGGCCTCTTCTACTACGAGAACGTCGTCAGCCAGCGCTTCATGCGGATGCACACCTGA
- a CDS encoding IclR family transcriptional regulator: MTDAPLATVTNAARLLKAFRTREATLGVSELARRLGLHKSVVHRLLVTLAGEGMIEQDPHTGGYRLGVVMVELGEAVKVHMDLHAAAGPVLAHLRDETGETCQIGVLDGVEVVYVDRLESAHSLRLFTETGRRVPAHCTSSGKVLLAHLPEAEREDRLAGPFAALTPHTLVEPGTLRDELATVRARGWAEAVDEREIGIASIAAPVRDRYGDVVAALSIGAPGARFGAAARRRHARSLVEAGEAISRRLGWSPEPAERDGRGA; encoded by the coding sequence ATGACGGACGCCCCCCTCGCCACCGTCACCAACGCCGCCCGCCTCCTGAAGGCCTTCCGCACCCGCGAGGCCACCCTCGGCGTCTCGGAGCTCGCGCGACGCCTGGGCCTGCACAAATCCGTCGTCCACCGGCTCCTCGTCACCCTCGCGGGCGAGGGCATGATCGAGCAGGACCCGCACACCGGTGGTTACCGGCTCGGCGTCGTCATGGTCGAGCTCGGCGAGGCGGTCAAGGTCCACATGGACCTGCACGCCGCGGCCGGCCCGGTGCTCGCCCACCTGCGCGACGAGACCGGCGAGACCTGTCAGATCGGGGTGCTCGACGGCGTCGAGGTCGTCTACGTGGACCGCCTGGAGAGCGCCCACTCGCTGCGCCTGTTCACCGAGACCGGCCGCCGGGTCCCCGCGCACTGCACCAGTTCCGGGAAGGTGCTGCTCGCGCACCTGCCCGAGGCGGAGCGCGAGGACCGCCTCGCCGGGCCCTTCGCCGCGCTGACCCCGCACACGCTCGTCGAGCCCGGGACACTGCGGGACGAGCTCGCGACCGTCCGGGCCCGCGGCTGGGCGGAGGCGGTGGACGAGCGGGAGATCGGGATCGCGTCGATCGCGGCGCCCGTCCGGGACCGCTACGGCGACGTCGTCGCGGCCCTCTCGATCGGCGCCCCGGGAGCCCGGTTCGGCGCCGCGGCCCGGCGGCGGCATGCGCGCTCGCTCGTCGAGGCGGGGGAGGCGATCTCCCGGCGTCTGGGCTGGTCGCCCGAGCCCGCCGAACGCGACGGACGGGGTGCGTGA
- a CDS encoding 2-keto-4-pentenoate hydratase, which produces MPVTDAREKAQALYDARRTRIPIPPFTDDDPSLGMADGYAVQKELVALLLADGDSVVGYKVGLTSEPMQKMVGVDSPDYGPVLASTVYRDGDEIPLDRFIAPKVEAEILFVLGERLQGPGVTVTQARAAIAGAVAGMEIVDSRIADWRIKLADTVADLASNGAMATSSRIVPVEDLDTRLIGMTLTRNGELIDTGAGAAALGDPVAVVAWLANVLGENGIALEPGHLVMTGALHAAVPMTPGDVFRAEFDRLGPVTIRVGAGGNA; this is translated from the coding sequence ATGCCCGTGACGGACGCCCGCGAGAAGGCGCAGGCGCTGTACGACGCCCGCCGCACCCGCATCCCGATCCCGCCCTTCACCGACGACGACCCGTCGCTCGGCATGGCGGACGGCTACGCGGTGCAGAAGGAGCTGGTGGCGCTGCTCCTCGCGGACGGAGACAGCGTGGTCGGCTACAAGGTCGGTCTGACCTCGGAGCCGATGCAGAAGATGGTCGGCGTCGACTCCCCGGACTACGGCCCCGTCCTCGCCTCCACCGTCTACCGCGACGGGGACGAGATCCCGCTCGACCGGTTCATCGCGCCGAAGGTCGAGGCGGAGATCCTCTTCGTGCTCGGTGAGCGGCTGCAGGGCCCGGGCGTCACGGTGACGCAGGCCCGGGCCGCGATCGCCGGCGCCGTGGCGGGCATGGAGATCGTCGACTCGCGGATCGCGGACTGGCGGATCAAGCTCGCGGACACGGTCGCGGACCTGGCGTCGAACGGGGCGATGGCGACGTCGAGCCGGATCGTGCCGGTCGAGGACCTGGACACCCGGCTGATCGGGATGACCCTCACCCGCAACGGCGAGCTGATCGACACCGGCGCGGGTGCCGCGGCGCTCGGGGACCCGGTGGCGGTCGTCGCCTGGCTGGCGAACGTGCTGGGCGAGAACGGCATCGCGCTCGAACCCGGCCACCTGGTGATGACGGGCGCGCTGCACGCGGCGGTCCCGATGACGCCCGGCGACGTGTTCCGGGCCGAGTTCGACCGGCTGGGCCCGGTCACGATCCGCGTCGGCGCGGGAGGCAACGCATGA
- a CDS encoding 2-keto-4-pentenoate hydratase yields the protein MNVSELAARLSKAVADRTAIEQLSADVPELDLTTAYQVQRELRDAAGPLVGWKLGVTSRAKQAQVGVSDPVFGFLAGANAVDLGEPLDTSALIQPRCEPEIVFVLGRDLAGPHVTASDVVAASSGVAVGIEVLDSRYTDYRFTMADVVADNTSAGRFVVGTPVPPGSIDLRLVGVVLEKNGKVVATASGAASLGHPAAAVAWLVRQLAADGEGLSAGEIVLSGGLTAAVPVAPGDVVVASIDRLGTVELGCR from the coding sequence ATGAACGTGTCCGAACTCGCGGCCCGGCTGAGCAAGGCCGTCGCGGACCGCACCGCCATCGAGCAGCTCTCCGCGGACGTCCCCGAGCTCGACCTCACCACCGCCTACCAGGTGCAACGCGAGCTGCGCGACGCCGCGGGCCCGCTCGTCGGCTGGAAGCTCGGCGTCACGAGCCGGGCGAAGCAGGCGCAGGTCGGCGTCAGCGACCCGGTGTTCGGCTTCCTGGCCGGGGCCAACGCCGTCGACCTCGGGGAGCCGCTCGACACCTCCGCGCTGATCCAGCCGCGCTGCGAACCGGAGATCGTGTTCGTCCTGGGCCGTGACCTCGCCGGACCGCACGTCACGGCGTCCGACGTCGTCGCGGCCTCGTCCGGCGTGGCCGTCGGTATCGAGGTCCTCGACTCCCGCTACACCGACTACAGGTTCACGATGGCCGACGTCGTCGCGGACAACACGTCGGCCGGCCGGTTCGTGGTCGGCACGCCCGTCCCGCCCGGGTCGATCGACCTCCGGCTGGTCGGCGTGGTGCTGGAGAAGAACGGCAAGGTCGTCGCGACGGCGTCGGGGGCCGCCTCGCTCGGCCACCCGGCCGCCGCGGTGGCGTGGCTGGTCCGCCAGCTCGCCGCCGACGGCGAGGGGCTGAGCGCGGGCGAGATCGTGCTGTCCGGCGGCCTCACCGCCGCGGTCCCGGTGGCCCCGGGCGACGTGGTCGTCGCCTCGATCGACCGGCTCGGCACCGTCGAGCTCGGCTGCAGGTAG
- a CDS encoding Rieske (2Fe-2S) protein, translating to MSLVRLDGPGVVTSDDGRTFAVFADAGGYRVTDALCPHNKGPLDQGWLRSGEGQGRGATVTCPWHWYRFDLETGECDASPRHRLGVYPVLERDGAWFADVGEPAAALSWAERLRAHARGDA from the coding sequence GTGAGCCTGGTCCGGCTGGACGGTCCGGGCGTCGTCACCAGCGACGACGGCCGGACCTTCGCGGTGTTCGCCGACGCCGGCGGCTACCGGGTCACCGACGCGCTCTGCCCGCACAACAAGGGCCCCCTCGACCAGGGCTGGCTGCGTAGCGGAGAGGGACAGGGGCGCGGCGCGACCGTGACCTGCCCCTGGCACTGGTACCGCTTCGACCTCGAGACCGGCGAGTGCGACGCCTCGCCCCGGCACCGGCTCGGGGTCTACCCCGTGCTCGAGCGGGACGGGGCGTGGTTCGCGGACGTGGGCGAGCCCGCGGCGGCGCTGTCCTGGGCGGAGCGGCTCCGGGCGCACGCCCGCGGCGACGCCTGA
- a CDS encoding SGNH/GDSL hydrolase family protein, which translates to MPRRALVLLLSCLTLLGVATAVAPAASADAGPEYVALGDSYAAGVGASPDGVSGACLRSPHSYPALYARPRPLTHVACSGATTADVLRHQVEAVTATTDLVTITVGGNDAGFSPVLTTCSTAAADETCARAVRAGGSVARFALPVGLAADYGTIRLRAPHARIVVLGYPRLFDETPNCAGVPNQARRVLLNHGADTLNAAIRRSAARLGAEFVDVRPAFEGHGVCSADPWINGPAAAGAYHPTARGYALGYLPALVAAAA; encoded by the coding sequence ATGCCCCGGCGTGCCCTGGTCCTCCTGCTGAGCTGTCTGACCCTGCTCGGCGTGGCCACGGCCGTCGCCCCGGCCGCCTCGGCGGACGCCGGGCCGGAGTACGTCGCCCTCGGGGACTCCTACGCCGCGGGCGTCGGCGCCTCCCCCGACGGCGTGAGCGGCGCCTGCCTGCGCAGCCCGCATTCCTACCCCGCCCTCTACGCCCGGCCCCGGCCGCTGACCCACGTCGCCTGCAGCGGCGCGACCACGGCCGACGTCCTGCGCCACCAGGTCGAGGCCGTCACCGCCACCACCGATCTGGTGACGATCACCGTCGGCGGCAACGACGCCGGCTTCTCCCCGGTGCTCACCACCTGCTCCACCGCCGCGGCGGACGAGACGTGCGCGCGGGCCGTCCGGGCCGGGGGGTCGGTCGCGCGCTTCGCGCTCCCGGTCGGGCTCGCCGCCGACTACGGGACGATCCGGCTGCGCGCGCCGCACGCCCGGATCGTCGTCCTCGGCTATCCCCGGCTCTTCGACGAGACGCCGAACTGTGCCGGCGTCCCGAACCAGGCCCGCAGGGTCCTGCTCAACCACGGCGCGGACACCCTGAACGCCGCGATCCGCAGGAGCGCGGCGCGCCTGGGTGCCGAGTTCGTCGACGTGCGCCCGGCGTTCGAGGGCCACGGGGTGTGCAGCGCGGACCCGTGGATCAACGGGCCGGCGGCGGCCGGCGCCTACCACCCGACGGCGCGCGGCTATGCGCTCGGCTACCTCCCCGCGCTGGTCGCCGCGGCGGCCTGA